A stretch of the Streptomyces sp. NBC_00078 genome encodes the following:
- a CDS encoding SpoIIE family protein phosphatase gives MPHDGRARAGVSQLRASGADAADTDALPPVPEAAAGERALAFAGAAMAAVYVPDAGRQELRLAETACWAPSDHRLPERLALSGGSPAACSVRTDRPLWRDPAEQASSEGGPVPGAEVPLGFLPLGTEGRRQGCLVVVGTSADGFEPEQRRFLKRYADAVTRMLVAAADAPGPSAVLGPALRSLRVGTFVLVPDTGLIEADETLLSLVGITPADFDGKADTLLAHALPEDMHALVSVLEPAPQAFGRRELEFRVRGPTGEMRWLSLSCRVVVSSDDRPEQVLGVVTPTSVLRRSADDVSRIQWLTAALDDATTVRDVSRVVVTALREPLGADRVALAELQGDRLMVTVLDPPQPDAWPETWRAQWRTEWPEAPISALPTLQLALRDGRPDLWPAGTDFEAGLAGIGGGGLAVLPLPARGRVAGLCLIGWDRPHEFVPDERSLLTATAALVGQALKGAHEHDAEQELATMLQRSLLPRRLPQLPGGTAVARYLPARRGLQVGGDWYDVIALSEDRVALVIGDVQGHSAGAATIMGQMRTAVRAYAVEGHPPDVVVAHANRLLVGMETDLFATCCYAELDLEQGNTLFVRAGHLAPLVRHPDGSTEEIDVEGGLPLGILEEAEFPMTAVELTPGTVLALLTDGLVEAAGLPIDEGMQQTRTALTAADPADLGRMADRLLGDVGRREDDVALLLMRYDGMRTRPIRAGWVVWRLPDAVMHARRFTARTLRHWKAEDVADAVLLVVSELVTNALVHTQGAVRLDLMLRGDRVRVCVSDSSPRAPAKPVIVDWESTGGRGLLLVEAMSENFGSMPVAGGKQVWSEIALPPREPAPAEPEPRPARGSLP, from the coding sequence ATGCCGCACGACGGCCGTGCCCGGGCCGGAGTCTCTCAGCTGCGGGCATCCGGGGCCGATGCCGCAGACACCGACGCGCTGCCGCCGGTGCCGGAGGCGGCCGCGGGCGAGCGGGCTCTGGCCTTCGCCGGAGCGGCGATGGCGGCCGTCTATGTGCCGGACGCCGGCCGGCAGGAGCTTCGCCTTGCGGAGACGGCCTGCTGGGCCCCTTCCGACCACCGGCTGCCCGAGCGTCTGGCGCTGTCCGGGGGGTCGCCCGCGGCGTGCTCCGTCCGCACCGACCGGCCCCTGTGGCGAGATCCCGCCGAGCAGGCCTCCTCCGAGGGCGGGCCGGTACCGGGTGCGGAGGTGCCGCTCGGCTTCCTGCCGCTCGGGACGGAGGGCAGGCGGCAGGGCTGCCTGGTCGTCGTGGGGACGTCAGCCGACGGCTTCGAGCCCGAGCAACGACGCTTCCTGAAGCGGTACGCCGATGCGGTCACCCGCATGCTGGTGGCCGCCGCCGACGCTCCCGGGCCGTCGGCGGTGCTGGGGCCCGCCCTGCGGAGTCTGCGCGTCGGCACCTTCGTCCTGGTGCCGGACACCGGCCTGATCGAGGCGGACGAAACCCTCCTGAGCCTCGTCGGCATCACACCGGCCGACTTCGACGGCAAGGCGGACACCCTGCTCGCGCACGCCCTTCCCGAGGACATGCACGCACTGGTGTCGGTCCTGGAACCGGCGCCCCAGGCGTTCGGCCGACGGGAGCTGGAGTTCCGGGTCCGCGGCCCCACGGGTGAGATGCGCTGGCTGAGTCTGAGCTGCCGCGTCGTGGTGAGCAGCGACGACCGCCCCGAGCAGGTGCTGGGGGTGGTGACACCGACGTCCGTCCTGCGCCGGAGCGCCGACGACGTCTCCCGCATCCAGTGGCTGACCGCCGCCCTCGACGACGCCACGACGGTCCGTGACGTCAGCCGTGTCGTGGTCACCGCGCTGCGGGAGCCGCTGGGCGCCGACCGGGTGGCGCTCGCCGAGCTGCAGGGCGACCGGCTCATGGTCACCGTGCTCGACCCGCCGCAGCCCGACGCCTGGCCGGAGACCTGGCGTGCCCAGTGGCGTACGGAATGGCCCGAAGCACCGATCAGCGCCCTGCCCACCCTTCAACTGGCCCTGCGGGACGGGCGTCCGGACCTGTGGCCCGCCGGCACGGACTTCGAAGCCGGACTCGCGGGCATCGGCGGCGGAGGCCTGGCCGTCCTGCCGCTGCCCGCCAGGGGACGCGTCGCCGGCCTGTGCCTGATCGGCTGGGACCGGCCGCACGAGTTCGTGCCCGACGAGCGGTCCCTGCTGACCGCCACCGCGGCACTCGTGGGACAGGCCCTCAAGGGCGCGCACGAGCACGACGCCGAGCAGGAACTCGCGACGATGCTGCAGCGCAGTCTGCTGCCCCGGCGCCTGCCACAGCTGCCCGGCGGGACGGCCGTGGCCCGCTATCTGCCCGCCCGGCGAGGCCTTCAGGTGGGTGGCGACTGGTACGACGTCATCGCCCTGTCCGAGGACCGGGTGGCGCTGGTCATCGGCGATGTGCAGGGGCACAGCGCGGGGGCGGCGACCATCATGGGCCAGATGCGTACGGCGGTCAGGGCGTACGCGGTGGAGGGCCACCCGCCCGACGTGGTCGTCGCGCACGCCAACCGCCTCCTCGTCGGCATGGAGACCGATCTCTTCGCCACCTGCTGCTATGCCGAACTGGACCTGGAGCAGGGCAACACCCTGTTCGTCAGGGCCGGGCACCTCGCACCCCTGGTGCGCCACCCCGACGGCAGTACGGAGGAGATCGACGTCGAGGGCGGGCTTCCCCTGGGCATTCTGGAGGAGGCCGAGTTCCCCATGACCGCGGTCGAGCTGACCCCCGGCACGGTGCTCGCCCTGCTCACCGACGGTCTGGTGGAAGCCGCCGGCCTGCCCATCGACGAGGGCATGCAGCAGACCCGCACGGCGCTCACCGCCGCCGATCCGGCGGATCTGGGACGCATGGCCGACCGGTTGCTCGGTGACGTCGGCCGCCGCGAGGACGACGTGGCGCTGTTGCTGATGCGCTACGACGGGATGCGGACCCGGCCGATCCGGGCCGGCTGGGTGGTGTGGAGGCTGCCCGACGCCGTCATGCACGCCCGCCGCTTCACCGCGCGCACGCTGCGTCACTGGAAGGCCGAGGACGTCGCCGACGCGGTGCTGCTGGTCGTGTCCGAACTGGTCACCAACGCCCTGGTGCACACGCAGGGCGCCGTCCGCCTCGATCTCATGCTGCGCGGGGACCGGGTGCGCGTCTGCGTCAGCGACTCCTCCCCGCGCGCGCCCGCCAAGCCGGTGATCGTGGACTGGGAGTCGACCGGTGGCCGCGGGCTGCTGCTGGTCGAGGCGATGTCGGAGAACTTCGGCTCGATGCCGGTGGCCGGCGGCAAGCAGGTGTGGAGCGAGATCGCCTTGCCGCCGCGAGAGCCGGCGCCCGCCGAACCCGAGCCCCGGCCGGCCCGGGGGAGCCTGCCGTGA
- a CDS encoding sugar ABC transporter substrate-binding protein, which produces MKAYVRGAAVAMTAVSTAVALSACGSSPGNDPAGAGTPKIALLLPDATTARWESEDRPRLEKRIMQLCADCTIENANAKGDVAIQKEQVDSMITQGVDAIVLVAVDARSLGPSVTKAAEAGIPVIAYDRLSQGPISGYVSFDGEEVGRLQGRALLKAMDGGGPSSQIVMMNGDPSDPNAVSFKRGALSVLSGRVRIGKAYDTLQWRPENANANMSGAVAALGAEGIQGVYAANDGLAAGSISALKSNKVDPLPPVTGQDAELGAVRRIVAGDQYMTVYKPFGPEASSGGAMAVAAARRTRLDEVGKDKVRTSGGKPVPAVLLTPVSVTAANIKDTLVKDGFYTVEQICVPPLKAACSKAGLT; this is translated from the coding sequence ATGAAGGCCTACGTACGGGGCGCGGCCGTCGCCATGACCGCGGTCTCGACGGCCGTTGCTCTGTCGGCCTGCGGGTCGAGCCCCGGGAACGACCCCGCCGGGGCGGGCACACCGAAGATCGCCCTGCTGCTCCCGGACGCCACCACGGCCCGGTGGGAGTCGGAGGACAGGCCCCGGCTGGAGAAGAGGATCATGCAGCTGTGTGCCGACTGCACGATCGAGAACGCCAACGCGAAGGGCGACGTGGCGATCCAGAAGGAACAGGTGGACTCGATGATCACCCAGGGTGTCGACGCCATCGTGCTCGTGGCGGTGGACGCCAGATCCCTCGGCCCGTCGGTCACCAAGGCGGCCGAGGCGGGTATCCCGGTGATTGCCTACGACCGGCTCTCCCAGGGCCCGATCTCGGGTTACGTCTCCTTCGACGGCGAGGAGGTCGGCCGGCTGCAGGGCAGGGCGCTGCTGAAGGCCATGGACGGCGGCGGGCCGAGTTCACAGATCGTCATGATGAACGGGGATCCCAGCGATCCCAACGCGGTGTCGTTCAAGAGGGGCGCGCTGTCCGTACTGTCGGGGCGGGTGAGGATCGGCAAGGCGTACGACACGCTTCAGTGGAGGCCGGAGAACGCGAACGCGAACATGTCCGGGGCCGTCGCCGCCCTCGGCGCCGAGGGTATCCAGGGGGTCTACGCCGCCAACGACGGCCTCGCCGCGGGCAGTATCTCCGCCCTCAAGTCGAACAAGGTCGACCCGCTGCCCCCGGTCACCGGGCAGGACGCCGAGCTCGGAGCCGTGCGGCGCATCGTCGCCGGCGACCAGTACATGACCGTCTACAAGCCCTTCGGCCCCGAGGCCTCTTCGGGCGGCGCCATGGCCGTGGCCGCGGCCCGCCGCACGCGTCTCGACGAGGTCGGCAAGGACAAGGTGAGGACCAGTGGCGGGAAGCCGGTGCCGGCGGTCCTGCTCACCCCCGTGTCCGTGACCGCCGCCAACATCAAGGACACCTTGGTCAAGGACGGCTTCTACACCGTCGAGCAGATCTGCGTCCCCCCGCTCAAGGCGGCCTGCAGCAAGGCCGGTCTGACCTGA
- a CDS encoding ATP-binding cassette domain-containing protein gives MVSVPAPPLLALRGVCRRFGAVEVLKDVELEIHAGQVVALLGDNGAGKSTLVKVISGVAPADRGVIEWEGRSVHIRRPHDARDLGIATVHQDLALCGNLDVVGNLFLGREIRRFGFLDEMEMESRTMVLLKRLTKSIPDLRAPLVTLSSGQRQTVAIARSLLGDPRVLLLDEPTAALGFEQTTEVLDLVDTLRDRGMGVLLISHNMGDVKALADRAVVLRLGRNNGFFNVNTASQEQIISSITGATENVPRRPASQEAGW, from the coding sequence ATGGTTTCCGTGCCGGCTCCCCCCTTGCTGGCGCTGCGCGGCGTGTGCAGACGCTTCGGCGCCGTCGAGGTCCTCAAGGACGTCGAGCTGGAAATCCACGCCGGTCAGGTCGTCGCGCTGCTCGGCGACAACGGAGCCGGCAAGTCCACCCTCGTCAAGGTGATCTCCGGCGTCGCCCCCGCGGACCGGGGCGTCATCGAGTGGGAGGGCCGGTCGGTGCACATCAGGCGCCCGCACGACGCACGGGACCTCGGCATCGCCACCGTCCACCAGGATCTCGCGCTGTGCGGGAACCTCGACGTCGTCGGCAATCTCTTCCTCGGCCGGGAGATCCGCAGGTTCGGGTTCCTGGACGAGATGGAGATGGAGAGCCGCACCATGGTTCTGCTGAAACGGCTGACCAAGAGCATCCCGGACCTGCGGGCCCCCCTGGTCACCCTGTCCAGCGGCCAGCGGCAGACGGTGGCCATCGCACGTTCGCTCCTCGGCGACCCCCGGGTCCTCCTCCTGGACGAACCGACCGCGGCGCTGGGCTTCGAGCAGACGACCGAGGTCCTGGATCTCGTCGACACGCTGCGTGACCGCGGTATGGGAGTACTGCTGATCAGCCACAACATGGGGGACGTCAAGGCGCTCGCGGACCGGGCCGTCGTGCTCCGGCTCGGTCGCAACAACGGCTTCTTCAACGTGAACACCGCGTCCCAGGAACAGATCATCTCCTCCATCACCGGCGCCACGGAGAACGTGCCGCGCCGGCCGGCATCCCAGGAGGCGGGATGGTGA
- a CDS encoding sugar ABC transporter permease, which yields MVTGMRRTADNTRADGAAPADGARPSRGQAAALVLRSWGVSLRRRFRAGELGSFPVVLVLATVWIIFQSLNSNFLSPRNLSNLSVDIVGTGLIAVGIVFVLLLGDLDLSVGSISGFAAAVFAVLNVNHGVPEWLALIVAVLVGTVTGAVQGFSCAKTRVPVFVVTLAGLLTWNGLMLYVLGTSGTINLDEDGLVAKLTSYYFTNDGVAYGLAAVCASIVFLIMYQNRRRRLAVGMPHRSLRDIGVRTGGLAVIAFASAYLLNRFQGLPLALLIFLVVVASLDIVLRHTRYGRQVYALGGGVEAARRASLNVTAIQTAVLAVSGTMAAIGGLFLASRITSVSQSSGSGVLLLNAIAAAVIGGTSLFGGRGTTWSAVLGMLVIQSISSGMSITDTPTAIQFVITGGVLFAAVVIDALARRSQETHGRA from the coding sequence ATGGTGACAGGGATGCGCCGCACGGCGGACAACACGCGGGCGGACGGCGCCGCACCGGCCGACGGGGCCCGTCCGAGTCGTGGGCAGGCCGCCGCCCTCGTCCTGAGGAGCTGGGGTGTCTCCCTCCGGCGCAGGTTCCGCGCCGGTGAGCTGGGCTCGTTCCCCGTCGTCCTCGTGCTCGCCACGGTCTGGATCATCTTCCAGTCCCTCAACTCGAACTTTCTCTCGCCGCGGAACCTGTCCAATCTGAGCGTGGACATCGTGGGCACGGGATTGATCGCGGTCGGCATCGTCTTCGTGCTGCTGCTCGGTGACCTCGACCTGTCGGTCGGCTCGATCAGCGGCTTCGCCGCGGCCGTCTTCGCCGTTCTGAACGTGAACCACGGTGTGCCCGAATGGCTGGCTCTCATCGTCGCGGTGCTCGTGGGCACCGTGACGGGAGCCGTCCAGGGCTTCTCGTGCGCCAAGACCCGGGTGCCGGTGTTCGTCGTCACCCTCGCCGGGCTGCTCACCTGGAACGGCCTCATGCTCTACGTCCTCGGCACCAGCGGCACCATCAACCTGGACGAGGACGGGCTGGTCGCCAAGCTGACCAGCTACTACTTCACCAACGACGGCGTCGCCTACGGCCTGGCGGCGGTCTGCGCGAGCATCGTCTTCCTGATCATGTACCAGAACAGGCGGCGCCGTCTGGCCGTCGGCATGCCGCACCGCTCGCTGCGGGACATCGGGGTGCGCACGGGCGGACTCGCGGTGATCGCGTTCGCCTCGGCCTATCTGCTCAACCGCTTCCAGGGTCTGCCGCTCGCCCTGCTGATCTTCCTCGTGGTGGTGGCGAGCCTCGACATCGTCCTGCGCCACACGCGCTACGGCCGACAGGTCTACGCACTCGGCGGCGGCGTCGAAGCGGCACGCCGCGCCAGCCTCAACGTGACGGCCATCCAGACCGCGGTGCTCGCGGTGTCGGGGACGATGGCCGCGATCGGCGGCCTGTTCCTGGCCTCGCGCATCACATCGGTGAGCCAGAGTTCGGGATCGGGTGTCCTGCTGCTCAACGCCATCGCGGCGGCCGTCATCGGTGGCACCAGCCTCTTCGGAGGACGGGGCACGACCTGGTCCGCGGTGCTCGGCATGCTGGTCATCCAGTCGATTTCCTCCGGCATGTCGATCACGGACACCCCCACGGCCATCCAGTTCGTCATCACGGGCGGGGTGCTCTTCGCCGCCGTGGTGATCGACGCGCTGGCACGACGCTCGCAGGAGACACACGGCCGGGCGTGA
- a CDS encoding type A2 lantipeptide — translation MNLASQVETTEMSDAEMENVSGGLGLGDLPVGGLAVGGSGGLSLQTPLGDIAGGLVAGGSLQGLTAGASLQTPLSA, via the coding sequence ATGAACCTTGCCTCCCAGGTCGAGACGACCGAGATGTCCGACGCCGAGATGGAGAACGTCTCCGGCGGCCTCGGGCTCGGCGACCTCCCGGTCGGCGGCCTCGCGGTCGGCGGCTCCGGCGGTCTCTCCCTCCAGACGCCGCTCGGTGACATCGCCGGAGGCCTCGTGGCCGGCGGGTCGCTGCAGGGCCTGACCGCGGGTGCGAGCCTGCAGACGCCCCTGTCGGCCTGA
- a CDS encoding transglutaminase domain-containing protein, which yields MTSSLLTPRGRRHIGTTGAGPGAGPVAGPVGSTVGSTAPTRILDWQHPLVTSLLRQTGMAADSAAGPGAAAGPFHRMAALRRAHRRIASTVRPVYSVQDERPVSTVLRHGRGSCSQRLAVLESVARASGVATRVRGLLVDGAFWYPRFPRLHRIVPDQVLLAWPEFRLAGLSPGVHPTAPWLPVSELFGSLDELSERQGGGFTNAGAETLFDALSRTAIDWDGATLCPATGPACDLSAHVLADLGHFDSRDELFAQHGQTLCRTARMLAEPVLGRRSAGT from the coding sequence ATGACGAGTTCACTGCTCACGCCACGAGGCCGTCGCCACATCGGCACGACCGGCGCGGGACCAGGTGCGGGACCGGTGGCGGGACCGGTGGGGAGCACGGTGGGGAGCACGGCACCGACGCGGATCCTCGACTGGCAGCATCCGCTGGTCACCTCGCTGCTCCGGCAGACCGGCATGGCCGCCGACTCGGCGGCCGGCCCGGGGGCCGCCGCGGGGCCCTTCCACAGGATGGCGGCCCTGCGCCGGGCCCACCGACGGATCGCCTCGACCGTCCGGCCGGTGTACTCGGTGCAGGACGAGCGCCCCGTCTCCACCGTGCTTCGCCACGGCCGCGGCTCGTGCAGCCAGCGGCTGGCCGTACTGGAGTCCGTGGCGCGGGCGTCCGGGGTGGCCACGCGGGTGCGCGGCCTGCTGGTGGACGGGGCGTTCTGGTATCCGCGCTTTCCCCGGCTGCACCGGATCGTCCCGGACCAGGTGCTGTTGGCCTGGCCGGAATTCCGCCTGGCCGGACTGTCGCCCGGCGTGCACCCCACCGCCCCCTGGCTGCCGGTCTCGGAACTCTTCGGCAGCCTCGACGAGTTGAGCGAACGTCAGGGAGGTGGCTTCACCAATGCCGGCGCGGAGACGCTCTTCGACGCGTTGTCCCGGACGGCGATCGACTGGGACGGTGCGACGCTCTGCCCGGCCACCGGCCCCGCATGCGACCTCTCGGCCCATGTCCTGGCGGACCTGGGTCACTTCGACTCACGTGACGAACTCTTCGCGCAGCACGGCCAGACCCTCTGCCGGACGGCGAGAATGCTGGCCGAGCCCGTCCTGGGGCGTCGCTCGGCGGGCACCTGA
- a CDS encoding PQQ-binding-like beta-propeller repeat protein: protein MPEGNETLLALDLKRGKPLWTGSRELRVFSEPALHDSRLYVNLPDTSILALDPRTGREAGRTTPAFGAVGPLLRGADCELGAAAAGGHGAVRGKRSGGLGGSAPCPGCIRLLA from the coding sequence ATGCCGGAAGGCAACGAGACCCTGCTCGCCCTTGATCTCAAACGCGGCAAACCGCTGTGGACCGGTTCGCGCGAGCTGCGCGTCTTCAGCGAACCCGCCCTCCACGACAGCCGGTTGTACGTCAACCTGCCGGACACCAGCATCCTCGCTCTCGACCCGCGCACGGGCAGGGAGGCCGGCCGCACCACCCCGGCCTTCGGCGCCGTGGGCCCGCTCCTTCGAGGAGCCGACTGCGAACTCGGAGCCGCCGCCGCTGGTGGGCACGGTGCTGTACGGGGTAAGCGGTCCGGGGGTCTCGGTGGCAGCGCCCCTTGCCCCGGCTGCATCCGACTCTTAGCCTGA
- a CDS encoding MFS transporter, whose translation MPGNHTTGLTRLRTALTVFFALDGFIFAGWVVRIPAIKEQTGASAGTLGLALLCVSAGAVVTMMLTGRLCRRYGSHPVTVICGVLLSLSVALPPLTHSALTLGAALLVFGAAYGGINVAFNSAAVDLVRALQRPIMPSFHAAFSLGGMIGAGLGGLIAGSLSPTRHLLGLTVIGLLVTALTGRVLLRVQPPGPPETSPTDQPAPRRLDARTRGLVVTFGLIALCTAYGEGALADWSALHLEQDLHATPGAAAVGYASFALAMTIGRLTGTRLLERLGRTRTLVSGGTTAAVGMLLGALAPSLWAALLGFVVTGLGLANLFPVAVERAGTLAGPDGVAIASTLGYGGMLLGPPAIGFMADWFSLPAALTSVAALAATAAAIGLVTRRAAER comes from the coding sequence GTGCCGGGCAACCACACCACCGGCCTCACCCGGCTCCGCACAGCCCTGACCGTGTTCTTCGCCCTCGACGGCTTCATCTTCGCCGGCTGGGTCGTCCGGATCCCCGCCATCAAGGAGCAGACCGGGGCCTCTGCCGGCACCCTCGGTCTCGCCCTGCTCTGCGTCTCCGCCGGTGCCGTCGTCACGATGATGCTCACCGGCCGTCTGTGCCGCCGCTACGGCAGCCACCCCGTCACCGTGATCTGCGGCGTCCTGCTCTCCCTCAGCGTCGCCCTGCCGCCGCTCACCCACTCGGCACTGACCCTCGGCGCCGCCCTGCTGGTCTTCGGCGCCGCCTACGGAGGGATAAACGTCGCGTTCAACAGCGCGGCGGTCGACCTGGTCAGAGCCCTGCAACGGCCCATCATGCCGAGTTTCCACGCCGCCTTCAGCCTGGGCGGCATGATCGGCGCCGGACTCGGCGGCCTGATCGCCGGGTCCCTGTCCCCCACGCGGCACCTGCTCGGCCTCACCGTGATCGGGCTGCTCGTCACGGCCCTGACGGGCCGGGTCCTGCTGCGCGTCCAGCCCCCGGGTCCACCCGAGACCTCGCCGACGGACCAACCCGCCCCACGCCGCCTGGACGCCCGCACCCGGGGTCTCGTCGTCACCTTCGGTCTGATCGCCCTCTGCACGGCCTACGGCGAGGGAGCCCTGGCCGACTGGAGCGCCCTGCACCTGGAACAGGACCTCCACGCCACACCGGGCGCGGCGGCGGTCGGCTACGCCAGCTTCGCGCTCGCCATGACCATCGGCCGGCTCACCGGCACACGGCTGCTCGAACGTCTGGGCCGGACCCGCACCCTGGTCTCCGGCGGCACCACGGCCGCGGTCGGCATGCTGCTCGGCGCGCTGGCTCCCTCCCTGTGGGCTGCGCTCCTCGGCTTCGTCGTCACCGGGCTCGGGCTCGCCAACCTCTTCCCCGTCGCCGTCGAACGCGCCGGGACGCTGGCCGGGCCCGACGGTGTCGCGATCGCGTCCACCCTCGGCTACGGCGGCATGCTCCTGGGGCCACCCGCCATCGGCTTCATGGCGGACTGGTTCTCCCTCCCCGCCGCCCTCACCAGCGTTGCGGCACTTGCCGCCACGGCAGCTGCCATCGGACTCGTCACCCGACGTGCGGCAGAACGCTGA
- a CDS encoding zinc-ribbon domain-containing protein, producing MIVFGTKGYLYQLAILTLVCGSCSTPAAHTLRKRVTKFTLFFVPLFPISTKYATQCTFCGAEQKVTREQAEQLQTQAAGVPGGQSYGQPQQPYQRPGA from the coding sequence GTGATCGTCTTTGGCACCAAGGGATATCTGTACCAGCTCGCGATACTGACGCTGGTGTGCGGCAGTTGCAGCACACCAGCAGCTCACACGCTCAGGAAGCGCGTCACGAAGTTCACCCTGTTCTTCGTGCCGCTGTTCCCCATCTCCACGAAGTACGCGACGCAGTGCACCTTCTGCGGCGCGGAGCAGAAGGTCACGCGGGAACAGGCCGAGCAGTTGCAGACGCAGGCCGCGGGCGTTCCCGGCGGCCAGTCGTACGGGCAGCCGCAGCAGCCGTACCAGCGTCCCGGAGCCTGA
- a CDS encoding maleylpyruvate isomerase family mycothiol-dependent enzyme — protein sequence METAEFVEILDGEGRLLFLAAEAAGTDAKVPTCPQWQVRDLVRHTGMVHRWAAAFVAEGHISYHPDGGLPDLDGDELLAWFREGHRHLVGTLSSAPPDVRCWHFLPAPSPLAFWARRQAHETTVHRIDAEGARGGTPAEIAPAFAADGVDELLRGFHARSRSKVRSDEPRVLRVRATDADDAVWTVRLSQKPPVATRDAAGDADCEVTGPAGQLYLALWNRLPFPKVTGDAAVAALWRERSAVTWS from the coding sequence ATGGAGACCGCCGAGTTCGTGGAGATCCTGGACGGGGAGGGCCGGCTCCTCTTCCTGGCCGCCGAGGCGGCGGGGACCGACGCCAAGGTGCCGACCTGCCCTCAGTGGCAGGTGCGTGATCTGGTGCGGCACACCGGGATGGTGCACCGCTGGGCGGCCGCGTTCGTGGCCGAGGGACACATCTCGTACCACCCCGACGGCGGGCTGCCCGACCTGGACGGCGACGAGCTGCTCGCCTGGTTCCGCGAAGGTCACCGACACCTCGTCGGCACCCTCTCCAGCGCCCCGCCCGACGTCCGGTGCTGGCACTTCCTGCCCGCGCCCTCCCCGCTCGCGTTCTGGGCACGCCGGCAGGCGCACGAGACCACGGTGCACCGGATCGACGCGGAGGGGGCGAGGGGCGGCACCCCGGCCGAGATCGCCCCGGCCTTCGCGGCGGACGGCGTGGACGAGCTGTTGCGCGGCTTCCACGCCCGCAGCAGGAGCAAGGTCCGCAGCGACGAGCCCCGCGTGCTGCGGGTGCGGGCGACGGATGCGGACGACGCGGTGTGGACCGTACGACTGTCTCAAAAGCCGCCGGTGGCCACGCGGGACGCGGCGGGGGACGCCGACTGCGAAGTGACGGGGCCCGCCGGGCAGTTGTATCTGGCGCTGTGGAACCGGCTGCCGTTCCCGAAGGTCACCGGGGACGCCGCCGTCGCCGCGCTGTGGCGCGAGAGGTCGGCCGTCACCTGGAGCTGA
- a CDS encoding MarR family winged helix-turn-helix transcriptional regulator, whose product MAAKKAEHELVDQWRDILALHARTQCELDRELHQHGLCASDFEVLDVLAGEACGYRVQEISERVHLSQSALSRLIARLEKDELVERAMCPEDRRGVRVALTARGRTLHREVLPVQRGVLTKMLAGDPSST is encoded by the coding sequence ATGGCGGCGAAGAAGGCCGAGCACGAGCTCGTGGACCAGTGGCGGGACATCCTGGCGCTGCATGCGCGCACCCAGTGCGAACTGGACCGTGAACTGCATCAACACGGCCTGTGCGCCAGCGACTTCGAGGTGCTGGACGTCCTGGCCGGGGAAGCCTGCGGCTATCGCGTGCAGGAGATCTCCGAGCGGGTCCATCTGAGCCAGAGCGCGCTGTCGCGGCTGATCGCCCGGCTGGAGAAGGACGAACTCGTCGAGCGCGCCATGTGCCCGGAGGACCGGCGGGGCGTCCGCGTGGCCCTCACCGCGAGGGGTCGCACGCTGCACCGCGAGGTGCTGCCGGTACAGCGCGGGGTGCTGACGAAAATGCTGGCGGGCGACCCCAGCTCCACGTGA